In Candidatus Babeliales bacterium, the following proteins share a genomic window:
- the dnaK gene encoding molecular chaperone DnaK has translation MGKIIGIDLGTTNSVVAFMEGGKPKVIPSKDGGNIIPSVVAFTKDGKRLVGTLAKRQAITNPENTIYSAKRFIGHRFDEVQNEAKNMPYTLVKRANGDVGILAQGKEYSPQEIAAAVLSLIKQTAEEYLGQTVTEAVITVPAYFNDSQRQATKDAGKIAGLEVKRIINEPTAAALAYGMDKKKSGTIAVFDFGGGTFDISVLEINDGVIEVRSTNGDTHLGGDDLDQRIIDYLVDEFKKEQGIDLRSDKMALQRLKEAAEKAKKELSSIPETDINLPYITADASGPKHLNIKISRAKFESICQDLFDRLLIPCKRAMADAQIGNDKLDEVILVGGSTRIPKVQELVRKFFEKEPNKSVDPDEVVAVGAAIQGGILAGEVTDVLLLDVTPLSLGIETLGGVVAKLIERNTTIPTRKSQVFSTAEDNQTAVDIRVFQGEREFAKDNKMLGQFRLEGVAPAPRGMPQIEVTFDIDANGIVSVSAKDKATNKEQKITITSSSGLSKEEVDRMLNEAKAHEAEDRKARETIEKKNRLDGLILEIERSLKENKEKIQAGDVENVEKELEKARVVLKEKSTDEQALQQATDELSQTWYKVAEQLYKQTGPSQPEAGTDKQSGSEQGPIDTDAQ, from the coding sequence ATGGGAAAAATTATAGGAATCGATTTAGGAACAACCAACTCTGTCGTAGCTTTCATGGAAGGCGGCAAGCCAAAAGTAATTCCAAGCAAGGATGGTGGTAATATTATCCCTTCTGTCGTCGCGTTCACCAAAGATGGCAAGCGCCTTGTGGGCACCCTAGCAAAACGCCAGGCAATTACCAATCCTGAAAATACTATTTATTCGGCCAAACGCTTTATTGGCCATCGTTTTGACGAAGTTCAAAATGAAGCTAAAAACATGCCGTATACGCTCGTAAAAAGAGCCAATGGCGATGTTGGCATTTTAGCGCAAGGCAAAGAGTATTCTCCTCAAGAAATTGCCGCTGCAGTTTTGAGCTTAATTAAGCAGACAGCTGAAGAATATTTGGGCCAAACAGTAACCGAAGCGGTTATCACTGTTCCCGCATATTTTAACGATTCTCAGCGCCAAGCAACTAAAGATGCGGGAAAGATTGCAGGCCTTGAAGTAAAACGTATCATCAACGAACCAACCGCTGCTGCCCTTGCGTATGGTATGGATAAGAAAAAAAGTGGCACCATAGCAGTATTCGACTTTGGTGGTGGAACATTTGATATTTCGGTGCTCGAAATTAACGATGGCGTTATTGAAGTACGTTCAACCAACGGCGATACGCATTTGGGCGGAGATGATCTTGATCAACGCATTATCGATTATCTCGTTGATGAGTTCAAAAAAGAACAAGGCATCGATCTTCGTAGCGATAAAATGGCATTGCAGCGCTTAAAAGAAGCTGCCGAAAAAGCTAAAAAAGAATTGTCTTCAATTCCTGAAACCGATATCAACCTGCCCTATATTACTGCAGATGCTTCCGGCCCAAAACATTTGAACATTAAGATTTCACGCGCAAAATTCGAATCGATCTGCCAAGATCTTTTCGATCGCTTGTTGATCCCATGCAAACGTGCAATGGCCGATGCGCAAATAGGCAACGATAAACTTGATGAAGTTATTTTGGTTGGTGGTTCAACCCGTATTCCTAAAGTACAAGAATTGGTGCGCAAATTCTTTGAAAAAGAACCAAATAAGTCAGTTGACCCTGATGAAGTGGTCGCAGTCGGCGCTGCAATTCAAGGCGGTATTTTGGCTGGCGAAGTTACCGATGTACTTCTTTTAGATGTCACTCCCCTTTCACTTGGGATTGAAACACTCGGCGGCGTTGTAGCAAAGTTGATCGAACGAAATACAACCATTCCAACCCGTAAATCACAAGTATTTTCAACAGCTGAAGATAATCAAACAGCTGTTGATATTCGTGTGTTTCAAGGTGAGCGTGAATTTGCTAAAGATAATAAAATGCTTGGCCAATTCAGATTAGAAGGCGTTGCACCGGCTCCCCGCGGCATGCCGCAAATTGAAGTGACCTTCGATATCGATGCCAACGGTATTGTAAGCGTTTCTGCAAAAGATAAAGCAACCAATAAAGAGCAAAAAATAACGATCACTTCATCGAGCGGTCTTTCAAAAGAAGAAGTTGATCGCATGCTCAACGAAGCAAAAGCGCACGAAGCTGAAGATCGTAAAGCGCGCGAAACAATTGAAAAGAAAAATCGCCTTGATGGATTGATTCTTGAAATCGAGCGTTCGCTCAAAGAGAATAAAGAAAAAATCCAAGCAGGCGACGTAGAAAACGTTGAGAAAGAGCTTGAAAAAGCGCGCGTCGTGCTCAAAGAAAAATCAACCGATGAGCAAGCATTGCAACAAGCGACCGATGAGCTTTCTCAAACTTGGTACAAAGTTGCTGAGCAATTGTATAAACAAACCGGCCCATCACAACCAGAAGCTGGCACCGATAAACAGTCCGGTTCTGAGCAAGGGCCAATTGATACCGATGCTCAATAA